TTCGAACATCTGCACAACATTTACCGAGCCACCCGCCAACCCCGGGGCACCGCGCCAAGGGGAAAATGACCCTGGGGGTGGGATGGCAGCGAGTCTCTGAGGATGGAGATGAAAGTGTTACCGCTCATCCTGTGAAAGAACATACCAagtgatgaacacacacactgcacggGCGTCTCACCGCAGCAGCGCAGCTCTCAAGACATGAAGGTGCGCACGCTTCCCCGCACGACCGCGCGGCAGATGGGGCAGTGCTGCAGGCTGGCCGCGCAGTCGGCACACGCCACCAGGTGCCCGCAGGGGATGAAGACGATGCACACGGCCCTGTCCAGGCACACCTTGCAGGTGCgttcctcctgcagctgccgCAACTGCTGCTCAGCGCTGAGTCCCTGCGAGCCtggcacgcgcacacacacacaaaccggTGGATGAGGACGGTTCAATCACACATAACTCCAATGACTTTACGATCAACAGAGCCGCACGGTGAAAAAGCGGTGGAGGGGGTTCTCACCTTGAGCCCTGCCATGGCGCTGCACTCCCCCTCGGCCAGCAGCGGTGCCCCGTCTCTCCGTGGGCTCTGGGGTCAGACAGccacattttaataaaactcaCCCTTTCACGATTTGCTGGCTCTACATGCACTTTCTGCTCGGACCTCTGTCCCTTGACCTGTAGCTGGGCTACATCAGTGCTTCTCAGTCCTTCATCTCTGGTTATTGTGGCCCCTCAGCAtcaggtttgcacactaagttagttacactgatttagccatttatggtgtcaattcagggtatgtaccttgctcagtgggcTACCAttgtaaggtgacagctctaaccaccacgccacctgctgcccctagaACAAACTACACTACTCAAACCAGTTGTGTGAAAGTGGCTTTTACCCCCACATTGCGGCAAACCTGGTAAACTGATCATGTGCTACAAGACATTAGCCAATGGCTTTGCTGGTCTTCAGGAAGAACTTCTGGCACTTTCTTACCTTCTCCAACAGAGGTGGACACTAGAGACGCACCCTGAGGACGAGAGGAGACTCAGTACAGCACAGAGGGAGGAACTGAGCATTACGGAGATGGAGGAAATGGCAGGAATATGAATCCTTACTGCAGTTGGGCCCGTGGAGAAACTGGACTCCTGGATGCTGCGCACATATTCCAGTCCTTTAACCTGAAGCAGAAACTCACACCTGAGGAAAGAGCAAAGGCCAAGTTCACACAGGggtctggaggaggaggaggaggaggaggaagatcaACTGGAACAGAACAAAGCACAGGCTAGGGGACAGCCAATGAGAGTACAGCACTGGAATTCATATGAAACAGCAGCCAATGAGATTATGGCACTggaattaaaactaaaatacagccaaaattaaaactgaaccactgtgctcctccacttctggccTCTTGGTGATTCCACTCACAAGGAGACTAAAATCAAGACCCTGCACTCCtggtgtccctcagagctgctgaatccctctcacattaaagaagggtctcaaacccatctctttgagagccacgtCTCTCATGATCCCCTGACAGTTCCAGAAATGAGTCCACACCATCTGCTATCATTCTCtatgtattttctgtttgaatgtcacttctgagTGACAAGAAATGTGACTTGGCAACTGTGTTTGTCACTTGTTACCGTGGGAACCACTTGGCGTGTTCCTTCCAAGGGTCGTCTCCAGGTTCCCAGTTCCTCAGGCTTCCATCACAGTGGAAGCACTTGACGTTGTCGTTGTggcctgagagagagagagagagaaaaagagatgaGACGAGATGGCAGGCAGTGGACTGTTGACTCTGTCTGTCCACCTCCGGAGGTCCAAGCGCCACCCAGGAAGAAAACCAGGATTCTCAAATGTTTGGCATGAAACATCTCAggacagaaattaatttttctttcatttccataGTAACAGGCTTCCACTATCGATCCACCCGCAGCTGGACAGAACGAGCCGGTGAGGACCtggtgccccctcccccactccccACCACCGCGTTTATTAAATATCATTAATGATGTGTGATGCCTGACACACTGAAACGCTcctgtcactgtgaccctgaccgcGACCCCGACCCCCCACCGGTTCACGAACCGAAAACAAACGCCCTGCGGCCAGGACCTTCTGTGCGCGTCCAGCTCTTTCTGGGCCGACCGCATGACACAGCGCTTTCATTGTTCACACCTCCCGCGCTCAGTGGCTAGTGCCGTAATATCctcataaataattacatattgCACTGTTATTACTGTAACATCTAAACAGTTTACTGTAGCAAACAGTGTTTAACAGAAATCAACAGTATTTTCCTGTAGTTAGTGGTAATTAACAGTATTTAACGACAGCTAGCAGTGAGTAGTTAACTGCACTTAGTTGGCACTAGTTAACTCTGACGTCACCATGTTGGAGATTATTATCAGTTCAGTTCGGTCTTTTATTTTTGGTTCAACTGAGCCCCCCGACGTCAGCGAACGAACGGTTTCAAAGCGCAGTGACCGCCACCGTCCGCGACGTGCAGGTAAGACGTGCGCGCGGCCGCTCCCTCACCTGTATAGAAGAAGCCCGCGGGGACGAGCGCCTCGGGCCCGACAGCGCCGCCTGGCGGCCAGCCGACGAAGGTGCTCCTGCGCGCGTCCTCGCTCGCCAGCCTCGGGTGCGCGGGCTGCGCGCTGAGCGCCTCCTCGTCCGCGACCATCCTGTGGATCTGGGTGAGCAGCTGTCCGTCCACCGAGTCCGGGGGAGGCGATCCCGGGGCCGCGCCGACCCCCCGCCTGCGGGGATCCCACGCTCTCGTTCCCGACATCGCGCCTTAGTGGCCGGCCGCGCTCGCGCTGCCCCGCCCTTGTGGCCCCATCGCGGAGCCGAGATCTTTCGGGAACGATCCGCGTGCACAGGAGGGGGCGGTGCCATGGGTGCACGCGCGCCCCGCCCGCACAGGTGACGGATTGTGtcggcaggtggcgcagtggtgaaGGGCACGGCGAGCGACCCTGGCTGGAGCTTCTTGGTTCAAAGCCCGAAAGAGTGAAGTACTGCGGACTTTAAGTGTGAACTAAGAGAATGACTCTTATTGATTAccctttattaattttcttttcatttacagcaggtttacattttttaccagAAGTGGAGCTGTGATGTGGGGGatgcgatggcgcagcgggttggaccgggtcctgctctccggtgggtctggggttcgagtcccgcttggggtgccttgcgacagactggcatcctgtcctgggtgtgttccctcccctccagccttacgccttgagttgccgggttaggctccggctccccgcgaccccctatgggacaagcggttcagaaagtgtgtgtgtgaagctgtgATGTAAATTCTGCTCTTATTTGTGAGGCAAGCGAGTATTGACCATATATTCATTGTAATGTACATTATTTAACATATAACTATTGacagtatacatacagtataatacatgtatacattcctgtgtgtgtgtgtgttaatcagAGGGATGTGATGAGAGAACAGTTTAACCTTTGCTGTAAAAGATgagtttttatttctctgctttttcctTATAAAGTGACACTCAGCAGTCCTCGGCAAAAAGCCTTCCAAGTGGCATCGTACCGTCATGGAAACAACAtggtatttttgtgtgttttctcaatGTCTTTTACTTCTATCGCTCCTTGACTGCAGTGATAgaaaaccatttcattttaatataccTCCAAGttgattaaaatattaaaaagagaaTATTCAAATAAgaattcagttttctttttattactgCTTCGTCTGAGATGTTTAATAAATACCAGGTTATACACGTTACCTGCTTTCTGAGGGCATCTGCTGTCAAGTCCAACGTCGTGTAACTGCAGTGCTGGTACTTTTGTTAGTAATTATTTACTTAGTGCTTAGGGCTCCTCATGTGCAACCGGAAGGTCCTGGGGTTGAATCCCGCTATTGCTGTAGCTCTGGTAACCCGGAGGCTGTTTGGTGCCTTAACCACAATGCATGTGGGGATTTTAATGAGCAGTTCTACTTCTCTGTACTCTATTTAATTCCACTGTGTCATAGTGGCTGTGggttgttgctttgttttgagAGGTTCATCGTGTTAAACAAAATTCTCACACATTTTACTCACAGGGgtttaatgaacaaataataatcaACTAAATGTCAGTGAGAATAATGAGTTTGCATTTAGAGCGGGTCAGGTGCAGGTTACCTGTCTGTACACGGTCAACATGTGGTATATTGTGCTTATATGTACCCCAGGTACAGTATGTCCCGCGTGAGCCCCGACACCAATAGGGGGCACAACATCGAGGCGCAGGGCCTGGTCCAGTAAGTACAGTACCTGTCCATGGCTTCCATCCCTTCGTGGACTGTCGAGGGCGTCGAGTTCGGACCCCTTTTGCCCCAAAGCGACAAGGTCTATAGCCTTGACAAAACTATGCCATCATAATATTAATCAGTTGGTTGTTCTTCCTTCACTGGCACCATTAATAGAGGAATAATTATGATCGCTGTATGGATtattacacacatttcacacgGTAAGCTAGAAACTGGGCAAATGCGGCTCTGATGGATCAGGCAGCTGTTCTTTGGTATTCAGGGATGAAAAAATTTGGAATGAACAGCGGGAGGaaaggctctgtgtgtgtgtgtgtgtgtgtgtgtgtgtgttttgatcaCCACGCGCAGAACCACATGCACTGCTGCGTGTTTTAAACCTGTACTATGGGTCCCACAGCTCCTGTCCACATGGGAGGTGTCTCCACAGCTAAGCCTCCTTTGTAGGCCAAGTGTTGCAATTGTTCCCTTCAGAGGTGTTTATTAATAGCGTCTCACGCAGGCGCAAGAGCAGTGAGAAGGTGGACATTTACCCTGGGACACAAAATATACCACGTGTGGGCCTTCATGCTCACAGCGGAGCTCTTTTCAGTCCCTCCTGCAGAACGAGGCAGCagctcacagtcacacacaggtTCTGTGCCCAGTATCTGCGTATAACTGAACTCAGTATTGCCCGTTATGtttttgacccccccccccccaccataccTGACACCTTGTTATCCTGCAGACACTGATGAAAACACACCGATATTCCTCCAAATCTGTGTTCTACCACGGTATGTCCAGCTGCGTTTCTCCCTGACGGCAGCACCTCTCTGGTGTGTCTCCATCTTTTCGACACCAGAACCTGCAAACCTGCAGCCCCTGCTCATGGGTACCAGCTGGTTACCACATTGATGCTGTAACCGGTGTAGGTTTTCCCACTAATTGCTTCCTCCACTGCTGGTCCTAAATTTGTGGTATTTTTCTATTAACTCTGAATCGCCAGAGAAACATACCACTAcattgctggttcacatccctcaggtAGCGGCCTATGGCATTGAGTCACACAGAAATTCATCCGAGAGATGAACTGCATTTAAAGGACAGTCACATTTCGCGATGCTTTGAATCCATAAAGTGAAACGAAACACAGCCGAAACCTAAAATACTCAACTTACAGCTCATGCAGTTTAAAACGTATCAGTGCTTCGAACATGGAGCTTACGATTTACGAATTGCCACATCCAGAGGTCGCACAGAGACGGACGTGTATTACCGAAACACCCCTGTACGGACGTAGGGCTTCGAAACTCACGTCCGGAGTGAAAATACGAGTGTACAGAATAAATTATTGCAGGGCGTTTGAGACAAGCACATCAAAACGTGGCCTGCAGGGCTGAGACGCAGCAGCAGGACAGGGGTTCGGTGGTCAGCGTGAGACCGGACAGAAATTCAGTGTGACAAGAAGTTTGGACAGCAGCAAGCCAACCTGGACCAAGGACTGTTAAGAGAATCACAGGCAAAAGCAGAGGATCACTCATCAAGCATCCATAACGCTGCAGCCTCCTTGTTTGCTATTTATAGCTTCTTCTCCAAATGTATCAGTGGGAACAGCTGCGCCACGTTCTGCAAGTTGATTTGGACCCAGGTGGTTACTTTCATCACTCCTCATGGCACACATGACACTAAtgtaatctattattattattattattattattattattagcgggggcgcagtggcgcagtgggttggaccaggtcctgctctccagcaggtctggggttcgagtcccgcttggggtgccttgcgacggactggcatcccgtcccctccccctccggccttacaccctgtgttgccgggttaggctccggttccccgcgaccccatctgggacaagcggttctgaaaatgtgtgtgtgtgtgtgtgtgtattattattagctattgtaatatacgcatggggtataacatcttgtcctgtgtatcttgaatgtatataataataataataataataataataatccattgtcaataagcacttgtccagtgcagagacACGCTGGTCCAGAGTGTATCCTGAAAATCTAAATGCTTTAccttcaaaaaatgaaaagacagatTAGCAGTCATGTACATGATGAGGGTGGGGGAGAAGGGgtgtaaaaatgaacacacaaatgCGCCGAGAATTTCCCCcctttaaattaatggtaattgtGAGTTTGTGTTACgagaatgtattattattattattattattattattattattattattattattattattattatcaacaacaacaacaacaacaacaataataataataataataataatgataataataataataactgtctTCACACAGCTCGCGGATAGATGGCGCTACACCCCATGAACACATTAGTAATAAAGGAGATTGCTCAAAATGGTCTCGAGGGCAGCAAATTCAGAGCTGCAGTACGgcattacagtacagtactatgGTACAGTGTCCACAGGGCTCGATAAACTGGATTTTGTCGTTTATAATCGTACAGCATGTCAAAGTGCTGAATCTGACAAGATTGTTcaattcttttatttcatttaatttactgtttaaAGAGGCATCTAGAAAGACGTAATTGTGTCTCTGGGGTCACAGTACAATACGTGTTACACTGGAGGTCATACTGTGGTACCATGACGGTAAAAACAGCACTCATGTGCTGATGGGCAACTGATGATCATCTCAGCTCAGCTCATCGGCATTTCTCGTGAGGCCTAGATCGCGGCGGGTCGGCAGTGACAGGCGCTCTCTCCCCTCCATCATTCTATAGTACCGCTACATTCCAGCACATTCCATACCCTGGTACCAGCTGGCGATTTTCATCCCGCTTCATTGCCACTAAAAAGATGGCACTGGAGCGGTTATGAAAAAGACACGGATGCACGTGCACGGTGCCGAAAGAGCCACCCGTCGGACCCGTGACCACAATGACCTGGTCCGGGGTCACAGTCAATATGCTGATGAGTAAACAGTAAAAAGGAACCTTCTTCCCAGAGTTCTCATTTTCAGCGACTGTTATCTGTGCGACACCTACGTTCAAGTTAACACTCGCTTTTAAATAGGTAACTTTACTACGGTTTACCCATCTATGCATCAGGATTCTTCGCATTGCATTCAATCCGTGTTCAGTAGCAGGATCAAgggatgggattcgaacccgggttcGTCGAaagcaagacagcagctctaaccactacgccccctgcagTCCTATGCCGGTGAGGGTCATGGGATATGTGTCTCAAGGACACGGTCCAGCAGAGGCCTTTACGCAACAgcagcttcctcctcctcctgcgcaCGCGCTTCTCAAATTCCACAACATCGCAGCATCGAGTGGAATATTTGTGTTTAACGACATAATCGCGCCAGCAGCAGTTTTCATCAGCGTAACAAAGATGTTCGAAGCCCTTCGTAAGAGACCCTATGATCGGGCCGCACGTTTCTGAGCCCACACAGGTGGCTCTGCTGGGGTTCTGGTGCACGTGGACCGTCCCCAGAGCACCGAAGTTCTCGAGGTTCCTCTCTTGGCATTCACCGCGTGCCTTAATTGTATGGATATTAAATCAAGGTCCGCTGTGAACACGCAGAGCGGGAACCCTGTGTGGGCGAGGCGCTGCGCTGCGGAGCCCCCCATCgaacccgtgtgtgtgtgtgtgtgtgtgtgtgtgtgtgtgtgtgtgtgtctgattttAAATCCCACCGTCCACGCAGCACGTGAACGCAAACCGTCGACCAGGTCAGAAACGCCACTCTTCGTCTCACGTGGACCGACACGACGACCGCGCGGCTGCACGAGCCGTGTGTGGAACGAGCCCACGATGCTCCGACGTGCTCCAAAATGCTCGCGCGACGATGCAGAAATAATTTTCTGTCAGTGTGCAGCTCTGCAGCGCGCGCCAGGGGATCTCGGGGGAGGGTGACTGATGCCGGAATGATGGAGAACATGAAGAGTGGAGATGGAGACGAAGACTGAGGTCCATGATGATCCAGTGTCCGCGGTGTCCGGAGCGTGAGAGACTCTCTGTTGCGTGTCGTGTGGAGCAGTCTTGAGTTTTCATCTCTCACATCAGCATCTCCGTCAGCATCCTGTCCGTCTCACTGAGATGCGCATCGCGCTCCAAACAagacagaaatgaaaagaagaagaaaaaaaaatgctacaagGAATCCGCTCAGGCTGTTGCCCTTAGTTGTTGTTCGTCTCTGGAGGAAATTAAAAGATGGTCCTCAGAGCATCATCGTCCCAGATCATCAGTGATCATCCTGCGCGCATCCTGGccgcgtccccccccccccccactccgcGGGACACGAGGGACGTGGTTCTTTCCATCTGCTCCGCGTTTGACCGATTCCTCCTCGGCAGCGGCGTTCGGTCCGacccgtgcgtgtgtgtgtgtgtgtgtgtgtgtgtgtgagagggagagagcgagaTCCAGTCGAGCAGATACGTactcttctctcctcttctcctcttctctcctctcctctcctctcctcataCAGACACCCGCAGCCCGTTTGCCGATTGGACCCGCAGGAGGAGATCACAGCGGGGCACAGTGACGTCACACCCCGGACCCGAGCTCGAGCCCATTACACGTTAatcctcatcatcctcctgGTGCTGAGGTGTCCTTGAAACGGCGGAGCGCGAGCGCGACGTTCCGCCCCGCGCGCTGCGTTAAATACGGCCGTGGCTctaaaacaacaaatacaaatacaaacatacaaacactgGAACATCCCCCCTCATCGAGCATTAAtattactttaaataaatgtcagtcggccggggcggcacggtgggtagcgctggtgcctcataggTCCCGAGCTGTGGGTTCGGTCGCGCGATTCATACTTTGCATGCATAGAGCCCTTGGGGgctataaatgtgtgtgtgtgtgtgtgtgtgtgtgtgtgtgtgtgtgtgggatttaTTGCACCGATGGACTGACAGCTCGTCCGGGCTgcactctgcccccccccccccccaacacacattCCTCCTGgggaaagtgggaaaaaaattaaaatcgcACGATATGAACTCTTGATTTTGTGGGGGTTTTCACCAGGTTCACACACACGATACACACGATACACACCCGGCATCTTCGGGCTCATGACATGATTATAGCTGTGAGCGGCCCGTCTAAACTGTGTGTTGCCttgttcatatttcatatacatttttatattttacagtgttacagCTGATTTGTTTGGAACTTCGTGCAATAAACGCAGTAGTATTTAATCACATTCTTAGAACCAATGACATGATATTTCATATTCCATATGCGTTTGTTTGAATATCGTGCCGGTTTTCCTGCATCTCATATGGTTTTATGTACGAGTATCAGTTATTCCGGCGTCACGTGCGAATTCGGAGCCTTTCCGTAATGAGTCGTGGAGCGAGAATGAAGaatgaaataatatatattgATAAGAGAACAGTATGATCTATTGaggtcgcttcggagaaaagcgtctgctaaataaataaatgtaaatgaaatgtattatcAGAAGTGAAATGAGAGAGTCCCGTTACTGCGCGttacaaagagtgtgtgtgtgtgtgtgtgtgtgtgtgtgtgtgtgtgtgtgtgtgtgtgtgtgtgtgtgtgtgtgtgtgtgtgtgtgcgcgcgcgactTTACCATGATGTAGCACCGTTTCTAACACTGTGTGTTGTGTCACTCAGCGTAACTGTTCGCGTAACACCGCGTTTCCCATTATTATTTTGATGACAATCGGGTGTTTAATTAAAGACACAATATTAAAGTAGAACAATAATCGTCTCATATAGACATCATGTGTCAcatgaatttgtgtttttttatccCTTGTGAACAAAAGCGGGAACCGAACAGGGCAACGACGGATGagccaaatgtgtgtgtgtgtgtgtgtgtgtgtgtgtgtgtgtgtgtgtgtgtgtgtgtgtgtgtgtgtgtgtgtctgtgtgtgtgtgtgtgtgtgtgtgtgtgtgtgtcactcaaCCTGGGAATTCTTCCACAGCAGGGTGTCTACATTCAGCAGGATTACACTGCAAAggcttgcacacacacacacacacgcacacacacacacacacgcacgcgcacacacacacgtgcgcgcgcgctgtcATAAACTGTCGACAGCCTTTTTTTAATCTCATGCCACGGTCTCGGCCACGTTGTCCAACACGTCCCTGTTCCTCGGATTTACTGAGTGACCCTTGCGCGCGGGTCCGTGGCCTTCGCTGTCCGTGGTGATGAACGTGACCGGAACGCGCACGTGCCCCGTTCTCCCGCCGCGCTGCGCTTTTTCTTCCCTCCGGAAAACTCGGAACCGCAGAACGGCAAACGCAGCAACGCAGGGGTCACGAGCCAAAGCGCGCGCGCAGTGAGTCCtgcctccccccctcccccgccg
Above is a genomic segment from Scleropages formosus chromosome 5, fSclFor1.1, whole genome shotgun sequence containing:
- the LOC108926407 gene encoding baculoviral IAP repeat-containing protein 7-A-like; translation: MSGTRAWDPRRRGVGAAPGSPPPDSVDGQLLTQIHRMVADEEALSAQPAHPRLASEDARRSTFVGWPPGGAVGPEALVPAGFFYTGHNDNVKCFHCDGSLRNWEPGDDPWKEHAKWFPRCEFLLQVKGLEYVRSIQESSFSTGPTAGASLVSTSVGEEPTERRGTAAGRGGVQRHGRAQGSQGLSAEQQLRQLQEERTCKVCLDRAVCIVFIPCGHLVACADCAASLQHCPICRAVVRGSVRTFMS